A genomic stretch from Ammospiza nelsoni isolate bAmmNel1 chromosome 32, bAmmNel1.pri, whole genome shotgun sequence includes:
- the CHMP2A gene encoding charged multivesicular body protein 2a: MELLFGRRRSPEELLRQNQRALARAVRELERERQKLEAQEKKIIVDIKKMAKQGQMDAVRVLAKDLVRTRRYERKFIAMRANVQGVALRVQTLRSHSAMATAMRGVTRAMATMNRQLKLPQIQRILQEFQKQSELMDMKEELMNDAIDDALGDEDDEDESDAVVSQVLDELGLNLTEELATLPAPGGSLAAGEGRGGAEAAAAALADADADLEERLKNLRRD, encoded by the exons atggagctgctgttcGGGCGCAGGCGCTCCCCGGAGGAGCTGCTCCGGCAGAACCAGCGCGCCCTGGCCCGCGCCGTGCGGGAGCTCGAGCGGGAGCGGCAGAAGCTCGAGGCGCAGGAGAAGAAAATCATCGTGGACATCAAGAAAATGGCCAAGCAGGGCCAGATG GACGCCGTGCGGGTGCTGGCCAAGGACCTGGTGCGCACGCGGCGCTACGAGCGCAAGTTCATCGCCATGAGGGCCAACGTGCAGGGCGTGGCCCTGCGGGTGCAGACGCTGCGGTCGCACAGCGCCATGGCCACCGCCATGAGGGGGGTGACGCGGGCCATGGCCACCATGAACCGACAG ctgaaGCTGCCCCAGATCCAGCGCATCCTGCAGGAGTTCCAGAAGCAGTCGGAGCTCATGGACATGAAGGAGGAGCTGATGAACGACGCCATCGACGACGCCCTCGGGGACGAGGACGACGAGGACGAGag TGACGCCGTGGTGTCGCAGGTCCTGGACGAGCTGGGGCTGAACCTGACCGAGGAGCTGGCCA CCCTGCCGGCGCCCGGGGGCTCGCTGGCAGCGGGGGAGGGGCGCGGGGGGGCCGAGGCAGCCGCGGCCGCTTTGGCCGACGCCGACGCCGACCTGGAGGAGCGGCTCAAGAACCTCAGGAGGGACTGA